From Mannheimia pernigra, one genomic window encodes:
- the serB gene encoding phosphoserine phosphatase SerB, whose product MANTIFIYSKTLNEREIEQFSQRANANLLKQAVYLDYKIAYFSTNLTACELRETAQQVNADISDLNIIPNLNQAGLLLMDMDSTAIKIECIDEIAKLAGTGEVVSAITASAMRGELDFEQSLRKRVGTLENASESILQKVRENLPLMDGFEEMVSILKENGWKLAIASGGFDYFADYLKEKYGLDFAVSNQLEILESKLTGKVLGKVVDAEFKAETLRNLADRFNIPQNQWVAVGDGANDLPMLKTASLGVALHAKPKVQEQANFVVNFADLTALCLLLNAKNLFQH is encoded by the coding sequence TAAACGAGCGTGAAATTGAGCAGTTTTCCCAGCGAGCGAATGCAAATTTGTTGAAACAAGCGGTCTATTTAGACTATAAAATTGCATATTTTTCGACAAATTTGACCGCGTGTGAATTGCGTGAAACGGCTCAACAAGTCAATGCGGATATTAGCGATCTCAATATTATTCCAAATCTCAATCAAGCAGGCTTGTTGTTGATGGATATGGACTCCACGGCAATTAAAATTGAGTGCATTGATGAAATTGCTAAGCTTGCTGGTACGGGTGAGGTGGTTTCTGCGATCACCGCAAGTGCAATGCGTGGTGAATTAGATTTTGAACAGAGTTTGCGTAAGCGAGTTGGCACGCTTGAAAATGCGTCTGAATCCATTTTGCAAAAAGTGCGAGAAAATCTACCGCTTATGGATGGCTTTGAAGAAATGGTTTCAATTCTAAAGGAAAATGGTTGGAAACTGGCTATTGCTTCTGGCGGATTTGATTATTTTGCGGATTATCTCAAAGAAAAATATGGGTTAGATTTTGCCGTATCAAACCAACTAGAAATCCTAGAAAGCAAATTAACAGGCAAAGTGCTGGGTAAGGTGGTGGATGCCGAATTTAAAGCCGAAACGCTACGCAACTTAGCGGACAGATTTAATATTCCTCAAAATCAATGGGTTGCGGTAGGTGATGGGGCAAATGATTTACCGATGTTAAAAACAGCGAGTTTAGGTGTTGCCCTACACGCCAAACCAAAAGTACAAGAACAAGCGAATTTTGTGGTAAACTTTGCCGACTTAACCGCATTATGTTTATTACTAAATGCGAAGAATTTATTTCAACATTAA